The sequence AAAACGCGGAACCGGTGGCGATAGCCGTCGTAGTAAACCTTCTTCTGATCGTCGTCAAGGCGGCGGAGAACGTAACTTTACTATCCGTAGCAAAGACTAAACCGAAAAAAGATAAAAGAGGTTGGGACAAAAGTCCCAACCTCTTTTGCATATCCAAATATTTATTCTAGAACGTGTTCCAAAAAGCAGATCCGACGTCGACTTCACGAATAATGCTCGATGGTCTGTGACCATACTGCGCTTATTCGTTCCAGTTTCCTTAGCCCTTGCAGCTTTAGCTGCTTAGGGATACGGTATGCGAAGTAGAAGATTCGGGTCTAAACGCTTTTTGTCTCACTCCCTTTTTTATTATCTTAAACTAAATGCAGTAAAAAATACTAGGGACAAGATGGGTATTATTAAGTGACAAGTATCTCATAATCTGCTAATATAAGCTCATGTATCTGATTAAGATACAATCGTTACATTATACATAGTGGAGTTCAACAAGTTTAAATACGTTACATAAAAAGAGGGATTCAAGATGATTGTAGGGATAGGTTTAGATATAACTGAAATTCAGCGTATCGAACATGCCTTTTTAAAAAGAGCGACATTTGCTGCACGAGTATTGACTTCAGCTGAGAGAGATATTTTTGAAAAATTAAAAGGAACCCGTCAAGTTGAGTTCTTAGCAGGACGTTATGCTGCGAAAGAAGCATTCTCAAAAGCTTATGGAACGGGCATCGGCAAGTTAGGTTTTCATGATTTGGAAATACTGCCAAATGCAAAAGGCAAACCCATTGTGACGAAAAGTCCGTTCGATGGGAATGTGTTTCTTTCAATCACGCATACAGATGCGATTGCTGCTGCCCAAGTAATCTTAGAAACAAACTAAAAAGGTTTTGAAGGAGGGAGTTGTTTAGAAGTGGTCGTAGGAATACACCGAAAAACCATTGCTTATATTGATACGCAGGCCATCATTTCCAATATTCAACAGGAGATTCAGTGGATGGATAAAGGCACTGCTTTATATGCAGTGGTTAAAGCAGACGGCTACGGACATGGAGCCGTTGAAGTTGCAAAGGCAGCAAGAGAAGCTGGAGCAACAGGATTTTGTGTCGCTATTTTAGATGAAGCATTAGAATTAAGGAAAGCTGGTTTTACTGAACCTATTTTAATATTGGGGTTGGTGGACGTAGCTTACACGGAATTGATGGCTTCGAATAAACTTAGCGTTGCTGTAAGCAGTATCAAATGGCTTGATCAAGCTCAAGCTATTTTGAAGAAGAGTAACAGAACGGAAAAGCTAGCTGTGCATGTTGCTTTAGATACTGGAATGGGACGAATCGGATTTAAGACTGCCGATGAAGTTCAAGCTGTCGAAAAATGGTTTGAAGCAAATGAAAGCCTCTATTTTGAAGGCATCTTTACCCATTTTGCTAAAGCAGATAGTAGAGATGAATCGCATTTCAATCAGCAAATGGAAAAATTCAACGTTTTAATCAGCAACCTGCATCAAAAACCACCTTTCGTACACACCGCTAATAGTGCGACAGCATTATGGCATAAAGGATGCTCCTCGAACCTGATTCGCTTCGGTATCGCGATGTATGGTTTAAACCCATCTGGAAGTCTGTTGCCAGAACCTTACCCTTTGAAACCTGTTATGAGAATCAGCAGCGAAATTAGTCACATCAAGCAAATGCAAGAAGGTGAAACGATTGGTTACGGCGCAACTTATCGCGCACATGAAGGAGAATGGATTGGGACGATTCCGATTGGTTATGGTGACGGTTGGCGTAGAGATTTACAAGGGCACGACGTATTGGTTGAAGGGCACCGATGTGAAATAGTTGGGCGAGTTTGTATGGATCAATGCATGATTCGTTTGCCTTATGAAGTTGCAGAAAAAACAGAAGTGGTTTTAGTCGGCCAAAGTCAAAACGAAACTATTTCAATGCAGGAAATTGCGGATTATTTACATACCATTCACTATGAAGTTACATGTGGTTTAACCACCCGTATTCCAAGGAAGTATATTTAATCATTTGTTCGCTATCTTCGAACAAACTATGGCAGAAAAATCAACTTTTATGAGAACTCTCTTTAGAAGGTTCCAAAGTCGAGTGTTTCATGTTACCATTGACCCATATATTAATACCGATTTACTTCATAAAAGAAGAGGGAATTATTCATTGGGGGTATGGTTCATGGGGAGCGAAAAAGGCCGGTTCTTTAAGGTAGAATTGAACCGTCATATTACTGAAGATAGTCAACGCTATGAGATTCAATCAAAAATAAATAAAAACAATTTAACGAATGCAGTGGTAGATCAGTTTTCAGACCAAAACTTAACTATATATGATACCTTGCGTAAAGGATATGCGGAAATGTCTCGTATCAACCTTGATATTTGTAATGAATTTGAAGTTTGTGAAAAAGAGGCCAGCGCCCATTTCTGACCAGGTATTGTAAGGAGGAAATACCTATGGTAAGACGGGGAGAGATTTATTACGCTGATTTATCGCCTGTTGTAGGATCGGAGCAAGGCGGCATGCGTCCAGTTTTGATTATTCAAAACAATGTAGGAAACCACTACAGCCCAACAGTTATTGTGGCTGCGATAACAGCGAAAATCCAAAAGGCAAAGATGCCTACCCATGTAGAGGTGTCAGCGGCAAATTTTGATTTAGAAAAGGACTCAGTTGTTTTGTTGGAGCAAATACGCACCATTGACAAACAACGCTTAAGAGAAAAAGTAACGCAATTAGACCAGCATATGATGAAAAAGATCAATGCAGCTTTAGAAATTAGTGTCGGTCTCTCAAAAACGATTTAACTCCATTTAATTAAACGAAAAAACATCCGCGGAATTGCTTGCGGGTGTTTTTTTGTCGGCAAACAATGGAGAGGCCAAAGGTTGCTGTTATTCGATTGAACTTCATTTTCTGAAGTGGTATGATAATTGAGTTATTGAATATGTGGTTCGCAACCATCCCACATAAAAAAACTAGGAGGATTCACACATGAAAACAAAAAATATCGTCACAAAT is a genomic window of Carnobacterium sp. CP1 containing:
- the acpS gene encoding holo-ACP synthase → MIVGIGLDITEIQRIEHAFLKRATFAARVLTSAERDIFEKLKGTRQVEFLAGRYAAKEAFSKAYGTGIGKLGFHDLEILPNAKGKPIVTKSPFDGNVFLSITHTDAIAAAQVILETN
- the alr gene encoding alanine racemase; amino-acid sequence: MVVGIHRKTIAYIDTQAIISNIQQEIQWMDKGTALYAVVKADGYGHGAVEVAKAAREAGATGFCVAILDEALELRKAGFTEPILILGLVDVAYTELMASNKLSVAVSSIKWLDQAQAILKKSNRTEKLAVHVALDTGMGRIGFKTADEVQAVEKWFEANESLYFEGIFTHFAKADSRDESHFNQQMEKFNVLISNLHQKPPFVHTANSATALWHKGCSSNLIRFGIAMYGLNPSGSLLPEPYPLKPVMRISSEISHIKQMQEGETIGYGATYRAHEGEWIGTIPIGYGDGWRRDLQGHDVLVEGHRCEIVGRVCMDQCMIRLPYEVAEKTEVVLVGQSQNETISMQEIADYLHTIHYEVTCGLTTRIPRKYI
- a CDS encoding type II toxin-antitoxin system PemK/MazF family toxin; the encoded protein is MVRRGEIYYADLSPVVGSEQGGMRPVLIIQNNVGNHYSPTVIVAAITAKIQKAKMPTHVEVSAANFDLEKDSVVLLEQIRTIDKQRLREKVTQLDQHMMKKINAALEISVGLSKTI